CTCGCGACCGAACTCGGCGCGGACCACGTGACCTGGGGCCGGGACTACTCGGGCCTCGCCCGCGAACGCGACGCGGCGGTGCGACGCGCGCTCGACGACGCGGCCGTCACTCGCGAGGCCGTCCAGAACGCCGTCCTGCACGAACCGGGCGAGATAACGACCAACGACGGCGACCCCTACAGTGTCTTCACCTACTTCGGCCGGAAGTGGCGGGACCGGGAGAAGACGCCGCCGTACGACCCGCCGAGCGACGACGCGCTCGCGTCCGTGGAGGTGGCGTCGATGGGCGACCTTGCCGGGACCGACCTGCCGACGCGCTCGGACCTGGGCTTTGCCGACCCCGAGGCAGACGTGCCACCGGCGGGGACGCCGGTCGCCCGGGACCTGCTCGCGCAGTTCCTCGAGGCGGACGTGTACCGCTACGACGACCGGCGGGACTACCCGGCCGAGGAGTGTACGTCGCGACTCTCGCCCCACCTCAAGTTCGGCACCATCGGCATCCGGGAGGTCTACGAGCGGACGGCCGCTGCCAGGGATACCGTCGAACCGGGGAGCGAGCGGGCGGCGTCGGTCGACGAGTTCCTCTCGCAACTGGCCTGGCGCGAGTTCTACACGCAGGTGCTCGCCGCGAACCCGAACGTCGTCACGGCGAACTACAAGTCCTACGAGCGTCCCATCGAGTGGAACCACGACCCGGCGGCCCTGCAGGCCTGGAAGGACGGCGAGACGGGCTACCCGATCGTCGACGCGGGGATGCGACAACTGCGGGCCGAGGCGTTCATGCACAACCGCGTGCGGATGATCGTCGCCTCGTTCCTGACCAAGGACCTGCTGATCGACTGGCGGGAGGGGTACGACTGGTTCCGGGAGAAGCTGGTCGACCACGACACGGGCAACGACAACGGGGGCTGGCAGTGGGCCGCCTCCACCGGGACCGACGCGCAACCGTACTTCCGCATCTTCAACCCGATGACCCAGGGAGAACGATACGACCCCGACGCCGAGTACATCAAGCGATACGTCCCGGAACTCCGGGACACGGACCCCGAGATAATCCACGGCTGGCACGAGGCGTCGCTCACCCAGCGGCGCAACGCCGCCCCCGAGTATCCCGACCCTATCGTCGACCACAGCGAGCGCCGCGAACAGGCCATCGCGATGTTCGAGCAGGCTCGCGGCGAGGACTAGCCGTCGTCGCCAGTACTCGTCGCGGTCTCCGGTCGACCTGGAGGTCGGTACGAAACCCACCGCCTCCTAAACGTTTAACAGGTGTCCGGCCCTGAGAGATATTGGAGGCGATTTGATATGTCCGAACACTCTGACCCGGAACTTCCACCACTTCCGTACGACTACGACGCACTGGAACCCCACATCTCCGAACAGGTGCTCACCTGGCACCACGACACCCACCATCAGGGCTACGTAAACGGCCTCGACGCCGCCGAGAAGACGCTGGCCGAGAACCGCGAGTCGGGAGACCACTCCTCGACCGCCGGGGCACTCGGCAACGTCACACACAACGGGTGTGGCCACTATCTCCACACGCTGTTCTGGGACAACATGGACCCGAACGGCGGCGGGGAACCCGAGGGCGCGCTCCGTGACCGCATCGAGGCGGACTTCGGCTCCTACGAGGGCTGGAAGGCCGAGTTCGAGGCCGCCGCGGGCGCCGCCGGTGGCTGGGCGCTCCTGGTCTACGACCCCGTCGCCAAGCAGCTGCGCAACGTCAAGGTCGACAAGCACGACCAGGGCGCGCTCTGGGGCGCACATCCCATCCTGGCGCTCGACGTCTGGGAGCACTCCTACTACTACGACTACGGCCCGGACCGCGGCAGCTTCATCGACGCCTTCTTCGAGGTCGTCGACTGGGACCACGTCGCAGCGGAGTTCGAGAAGTCGGTCGGTCACTTCGAGTAAGGGGCTCCGACCAGCATTTCTTTCGACGCGACCCGACCAGCGACGCGTACTCCGAGGGATTTACCCACCCGCTGGGCATACCCGCGGGTATGCCTGCGAAGAAAGCCGACTACGACGAGATTCTGTCGTTCGAGTTGCACGAACCGGTGGACATCCTCGACTCCGAGCTGCTCTACACGATTCCCGAACTGGCCCGGCTGCTGCAGGGCCTGCCCGCCGATGCCGAGCTCAACGAGTTCAACGAGTCGGTGTTCATCGACTGGGCCATCCCGTGGATGATTTACAACCAGGACGACCTGGTCTTTGCCGAACCGAGCGACGAAGACGTGGTCGGCCTCTACGGCCTCGCAGACGAATGAACCTCCTGGTTGCCGGCGCCGACCGGGTCGACGCCGGCAAGACGACGTTCACCGTCGGGTTGCTCGAACGGACCGGCGCGCGCGGCTTCAAACCGAGGGCCGGGAACAACTACTGGTTCGACCACGACGACTACGAGCGGGCGTCGGCCGAGGAGCGCCTCTACGGGAAGGACGCGAAGCGACTGGCCGCGGCGACGGCCGACGACGTCTCGCCCGAGGACATAAACCCCGTCCATCGCCTCTGGCACCCCTCGGCCGGCGCGGGGACCGGCCTGTTGGGCCGCGAGCACGAACAGTTCGTCGTCGACCGGGTGGGTGAGGAGTTCGTCGTCAACGGCACCGTCGACCTGCCGCCCTCCGTCGAGGAGCGCCTCCCGCTCGCGAACGCGCCCCGCGTGACGTCGGTCACCGACTTCAACGACCTCATGGCCGCGATGCACGTCCCGGCCCTCGAAGCCGTCGCCGAGGACATCGCCGCGGCGAAGCGTGCGGTCGTCGAGTCGTACGGCGACGTCGCCCGCCCGCTCTCGGGGTTCGAACCCGACGCCGTCGCCGTCGTCGAGCCCGGCCGCGCGCGGTTCTACGACGGCCGGCGGTACGCGAAGGCCTGCGAGATCGCGTCCGGGAGCCCCGAGGAGGGACAGTTAGAGGAGCGGGTCGGGAACGTCGTGGACCTCATCGAGCGAACCGGCGCCGTCAAGCTCCCGGCGCTGACGAGCGAGGCCCGACGCGACCCGGCGGCGGTCGCAGAGGCCTACGACCACGCCTACGACACGCTGCTGGCGACGGCGTTCGACTGAGGACGCTATTCGACCAGGTGCCCGTCTCGGGGTCCGTGCGGAGCGGTAAGGCGGCCGTATCGGGCCGGCGCGCTCAGTCGTCGTGGACGCCCCGGTGGAGTTCGTGGGCCTCCTCGAGGGTCACGGTCCGCCACTCGTCGTCTCCGTCCAGTCGGATCTGCACCTTCCCGGTGGGGACGTCGGCGTCGACCGTCGTAGCGTGTTCCGTGGCGACGTGGTCGGCGAGTTGCGCACGAGCGGCGACCTCGGAGGGCGCGATGGCCCGCCAGGCACACCCCTTGTGCATGCAACGCACCATTGGCGTACCAGGGGTTTGCGATTCCGGTACATTAGCGTTCCTCCACCCGTCGGCGATGCTGGCGCTCCGTCGGCACGCGGTCAGAACCGGGCCGCCTGCCAGGACAGCTCGACGTCGCGGTACGGAGTGTCGGTGACGCTCGGGCCATGGCCGGTGTGCATCTCGCCGAAGTCCTCGTCGACGACGTCGAGTACCCTGTCGATGCTGTCGACGAGGACGTCCCTGTCGCCCTCCTCGAGGTCGGTGCGGCCGAAACCCCCGTTGGCGAAGACCAGGTCACCCGCGAAGAGCACGCCCGCGGTCGCCGAGTAAAAGCAGAGGTGGTCGTCCTTGTGACCCGGCGTGTGGACGGCCAGGTAGCCGTGGTCGCCCAGCTGGACCGTCTCGCCGTCGTCGACGGCGTGGTCGACGCCGTCCTGTGTCGGGTCCTGGCCCCACACGTCGACGTCGAAGGCGTCGACGACGGCTCCGAGGTTCCCGACGTGGTCGTGGTGGGTGTGTGTCAGCACGACGGCGTCCAGGTCGTCGGTGTCCTCCCGGACCGCACTGACGATGTCGAACTCGTTGCCCACGTCGACGAGGACGGTTCGCTCGCCGGTGACGAGGAACGCGTTGCTGGTAAACGCCTGGACGCCGCGTGCGAGGTTCCGAATCATGCCCGACCGTTCGGCGGGCGCGCCAATGTGGGTGTCGCTCTCTCGGTCGCTGCCGCCCCCACTCCGGTGTTCGATTCACAGCGCTGATAACTACACCCACAGGGCTATGTACGTGGATACGGTACCCGCCCACTAGAATCACTGATGTCCGATGTGGACCCCCCTGTCGTTCTCATTGTGGAAGACGAACCCGACGTCGCAGAGACCTACAAGCTCTG
The DNA window shown above is from Haloarcula halobia and carries:
- the sod gene encoding superoxide dismutase — translated: MSEHSDPELPPLPYDYDALEPHISEQVLTWHHDTHHQGYVNGLDAAEKTLAENRESGDHSSTAGALGNVTHNGCGHYLHTLFWDNMDPNGGGEPEGALRDRIEADFGSYEGWKAEFEAAAGAAGGWALLVYDPVAKQLRNVKVDKHDQGALWGAHPILALDVWEHSYYYDYGPDRGSFIDAFFEVVDWDHVAAEFEKSVGHFE
- a CDS encoding ATPase, with amino-acid sequence MNLLVAGADRVDAGKTTFTVGLLERTGARGFKPRAGNNYWFDHDDYERASAEERLYGKDAKRLAAATADDVSPEDINPVHRLWHPSAGAGTGLLGREHEQFVVDRVGEEFVVNGTVDLPPSVEERLPLANAPRVTSVTDFNDLMAAMHVPALEAVAEDIAAAKRAVVESYGDVARPLSGFEPDAVAVVEPGRARFYDGRRYAKACEIASGSPEEGQLEERVGNVVDLIERTGAVKLPALTSEARRDPAAVAEAYDHAYDTLLATAFD
- a CDS encoding cryptochrome/photolyase family protein; translation: MRIHWHRRDLRATDNAGLARATPADPVVPVFVFDRDVLAHAGPPRVAFMLDALDRLAERYREAGGQLLVASGDPREVLPELATELGADHVTWGRDYSGLARERDAAVRRALDDAAVTREAVQNAVLHEPGEITTNDGDPYSVFTYFGRKWRDREKTPPYDPPSDDALASVEVASMGDLAGTDLPTRSDLGFADPEADVPPAGTPVARDLLAQFLEADVYRYDDRRDYPAEECTSRLSPHLKFGTIGIREVYERTAAARDTVEPGSERAASVDEFLSQLAWREFYTQVLAANPNVVTANYKSYERPIEWNHDPAALQAWKDGETGYPIVDAGMRQLRAEAFMHNRVRMIVASFLTKDLLIDWREGYDWFREKLVDHDTGNDNGGWQWAASTGTDAQPYFRIFNPMTQGERYDPDAEYIKRYVPELRDTDPEIIHGWHEASLTQRRNAAPEYPDPIVDHSERREQAIAMFEQARGED
- a CDS encoding MBL fold metallo-hydrolase, yielding MIRNLARGVQAFTSNAFLVTGERTVLVDVGNEFDIVSAVREDTDDLDAVVLTHTHHDHVGNLGAVVDAFDVDVWGQDPTQDGVDHAVDDGETVQLGDHGYLAVHTPGHKDDHLCFYSATAGVLFAGDLVFANGGFGRTDLEEGDRDVLVDSIDRVLDVVDEDFGEMHTGHGPSVTDTPYRDVELSWQAARF
- a CDS encoding DUF5827 family protein; this encodes MPAKKADYDEILSFELHEPVDILDSELLYTIPELARLLQGLPADAELNEFNESVFIDWAIPWMIYNQDDLVFAEPSDEDVVGLYGLADE